A part of Melittangium boletus DSM 14713 genomic DNA contains:
- a CDS encoding type VI immunity family protein, with protein MREVIRLVFYMPYDHPELSAGVSHALDAYMRAVGAGPGIINSVYLSHDEDSPLSEEKWEHVHRLLRSTQEWSFPEGYEPSHRREIEKRGAERDILFTGGFGNHNGYEFEYRARIPWRPPEPNAVSLLSATLPTEHLEQHGVEKVRALVMDMASQLPFASGHAGLALKFYLRRLIADDRFRAEIVRYPGFDLRAAWPLADQMGSRIDGVHWLNFLANPVLAELGGAEELRSYLHSPQTTVREFGDNRVVIELEESPEAGDLCGGQDLPSYRELAQVLEPWLESLPPNLQEERGWWNRFLSS; from the coding sequence GTGCGAGAAGTCATCCGGCTCGTTTTTTATATGCCGTATGATCATCCCGAACTGTCCGCCGGGGTAAGCCATGCCTTGGATGCTTACATGCGAGCCGTTGGAGCGGGTCCTGGTATCATCAATTCCGTCTATCTTTCCCACGACGAAGACTCGCCTTTGTCCGAAGAGAAATGGGAGCACGTTCACCGCTTGCTCCGCTCCACTCAAGAATGGTCGTTCCCCGAGGGCTATGAGCCCTCCCATCGAAGGGAAATCGAGAAGCGTGGGGCCGAGCGGGATATCCTTTTCACTGGGGGATTCGGAAATCACAATGGATATGAGTTCGAGTACCGTGCTCGAATTCCCTGGCGGCCTCCTGAACCAAACGCGGTGAGTTTGTTGTCCGCGACACTTCCCACGGAACACCTCGAACAGCATGGTGTCGAGAAGGTTCGTGCGTTGGTCATGGACATGGCCTCCCAGTTGCCCTTTGCCTCGGGGCATGCGGGTCTGGCATTGAAATTCTATCTCCGTCGACTGATCGCAGACGACCGCTTCCGCGCTGAAATCGTTCGCTATCCGGGCTTCGACCTCCGAGCGGCGTGGCCCCTGGCGGACCAGATGGGGTCTCGCATCGATGGAGTTCATTGGCTCAACTTCCTCGCCAACCCCGTGCTCGCCGAACTTGGAGGGGCAGAGGAATTACGCTCCTATCTCCATTCACCCCAGACGACAGTGCGGGAGTTTGGCGACAACCGAGTGGTCATCGAGCTCGAAGAATCCCCGGAGGCGGGAGACCTCTGTGGAGGGCAGGACCTTCCCTCCTACCGTGAACTCGCTCAGGTGCTGGAACCCTGGCTGGAATCTCTCCCTCCAAATCTTCAGGAGGAACGAGGCTGGTGGAACCGCTTCCTGTCTTCTTGA
- the acs gene encoding acetate--CoA ligase yields MAEAPRPSEALNSVLVENRVFPPPAEFSRRAHIGSMEDYRRLWDEAAKDPEAYWGARAREELYWKEPFQTVLDWKPPHARWFVEGRTNLAYNCLDRHLPQRQDKTAIIFEGEPGDRRKVTYGELSRQVNRLANGLRSLGVKKGDRVGIYLPMVPEAAVAMLACARIGAVHSVVFGGFSAEALQERMNDAGAKVLLTADGGWRKGAVVPLLANVRKALPNMKGVEHAVVLQRTTQGALSLEGKERSWSELVDAQSDTCEPEWVESEHPLFILYTSGSTGKPKGVLHTTGGYSVFASLSTRWVFDLKEEDVYWCTADVGWVTGHSYLVYGPLMNGVTSVIFEGALTHPNADRCWELIAREKISILYTAPTAIRAFMRLGDDLPRKHDMSSLRLLGSVGEPINPEAWMWYRDVIGGARCPVVDTWWQTETGGIMLSPLPGATPTKPGSATLPLPGIHTEVLDKQGNPVGANEGGQLFITRPWPSMLRTVYGDPQRYVNTYFSELPGKYFTGDGARRDEDGYFWLMGRVDDVVNVAGHRLGTAEVESALVSHKSVAEAAVVGRPDELKGTGLVAFVTLKKGVGHSPELKKELATHVGKEIGAIARPDEIRFAEGLPKTRSGKIMRRLLRDVASGKQTTGDTTTLEDLNVLAALRSDED; encoded by the coding sequence ATGGCTGAAGCACCTCGCCCGTCCGAAGCGCTGAATTCCGTCCTCGTCGAGAACCGCGTCTTTCCCCCGCCGGCGGAGTTCTCGCGCCGCGCGCACATCGGCAGCATGGAAGACTACCGCCGGTTGTGGGACGAGGCGGCGAAGGATCCCGAGGCCTACTGGGGCGCCCGCGCCCGCGAGGAGCTGTATTGGAAGGAGCCCTTCCAGACGGTGCTCGACTGGAAGCCGCCGCACGCGCGGTGGTTCGTCGAGGGCCGCACCAACCTCGCCTACAACTGTCTGGACCGGCACCTGCCCCAGCGCCAGGACAAGACGGCCATCATCTTCGAGGGCGAGCCGGGAGACCGGCGCAAGGTGACCTACGGCGAGCTGTCGCGCCAGGTGAACCGGCTGGCCAATGGCCTGCGCTCGCTGGGCGTGAAGAAGGGCGACCGGGTGGGCATCTACCTGCCCATGGTGCCCGAGGCCGCGGTGGCCATGCTCGCGTGCGCGCGCATCGGCGCGGTGCACTCGGTGGTGTTCGGCGGCTTCTCGGCCGAGGCGCTGCAGGAGCGCATGAACGACGCGGGCGCCAAGGTGCTGCTCACGGCGGATGGCGGCTGGCGCAAGGGCGCGGTGGTGCCGCTGCTGGCCAACGTGCGCAAGGCGCTGCCGAACATGAAGGGCGTGGAGCACGCGGTGGTGCTCCAGCGCACCACCCAGGGCGCGCTGAGCCTGGAGGGCAAGGAGCGCTCGTGGAGTGAGCTGGTGGACGCGCAGAGCGACACCTGCGAGCCCGAGTGGGTGGAGAGCGAGCACCCGCTGTTCATCCTCTACACCTCGGGCAGCACGGGCAAGCCCAAGGGCGTGCTGCACACGACGGGTGGCTACTCGGTCTTCGCCTCGCTCAGCACGCGCTGGGTGTTCGACCTCAAGGAGGAGGACGTCTACTGGTGCACCGCCGACGTGGGCTGGGTGACGGGGCACAGCTACCTCGTCTACGGGCCGCTGATGAATGGCGTCACCTCGGTCATCTTCGAGGGCGCGCTCACGCACCCGAACGCGGACCGCTGCTGGGAGCTCATCGCGCGCGAGAAGATCTCCATCCTCTACACGGCGCCCACGGCCATCCGCGCCTTCATGCGCCTGGGGGACGATCTGCCGCGCAAGCACGACATGTCGTCGCTGCGGCTGCTCGGCTCGGTGGGCGAGCCCATCAACCCGGAAGCGTGGATGTGGTACCGCGACGTGATCGGCGGCGCGCGCTGCCCGGTGGTGGACACGTGGTGGCAGACGGAGACGGGCGGCATCATGCTCTCGCCGCTGCCGGGCGCCACGCCCACCAAGCCGGGAAGCGCCACGCTGCCCCTGCCGGGCATCCACACGGAAGTGCTCGACAAGCAGGGCAATCCCGTGGGGGCGAACGAGGGCGGCCAGCTCTTCATCACCCGGCCGTGGCCGTCCATGCTGCGCACGGTGTACGGAGACCCGCAGCGCTACGTGAACACGTACTTCAGCGAGCTGCCCGGCAAGTACTTCACCGGCGACGGCGCGCGGCGCGACGAGGACGGCTACTTCTGGCTGATGGGCCGCGTGGACGACGTGGTGAACGTGGCGGGCCACCGCCTGGGCACCGCCGAGGTGGAGAGCGCGCTCGTGTCCCACAAGTCCGTGGCCGAGGCCGCGGTGGTGGGCCGCCCGGACGAGCTCAAGGGCACGGGCCTGGTGGCCTTCGTGACGCTCAAGAAGGGCGTGGGCCACTCGCCGGAGCTCAAGAAGGAACTGGCCACGCACGTGGGCAAGGAGATTGGCGCCATCGCCCGGCCGGATGAGATCCGCTTCGCGGAAGGCCTGCCCAAGACGCGCTCGGGGAAGATCATGCGCCGGCTCTTGCGCGACGTGGCCAGCGGCAAGCAGACCACGGGCGACACCACGACGCTCGAGGACCTCAACGTGCTCGCCGCGCTGCGCAGCGACGAGGACTGA
- a CDS encoding M50 family metallopeptidase: MHYLPLLLALGLLVALHELGHLVMARLLGIRVDRYTLGFGPSVFTLRVGRTDYVLGAVPLGGSTRIHGMNPHSPGADPSDPTSFAAQRPWKRLLVLFGGPLANGLFALGVLFTLYTTGTHVVVPLTVGTVTPGSEAARAQLLPGDRLVSVDGEPLENWSGFVERIGQRPGRELQLGVERDGEQREVTVRPRPDERGTGRIGVSQQYVYRTYDAGQALLQALAHTVNLVAEATRMLERLMLGTPGIVLANPLGVVKQSSGSAGSGLGAFLRVLVSVSLALALFHMLPLPSLDGGRMLFVLIEAVSRRKVPARVETLMHAVGFLALLAVVLTVALADLRQHLRRAALDANTSDGDSPLFFWERSRGDRAP, encoded by the coding sequence ATGCACTACCTTCCTCTTCTCCTCGCGCTGGGCCTGCTCGTGGCGCTGCACGAGCTCGGGCACCTCGTCATGGCCCGGCTCCTGGGCATCCGGGTGGACCGGTACACACTCGGCTTCGGGCCCTCCGTGTTCACCCTGAGGGTGGGCCGCACGGACTACGTGCTCGGCGCGGTGCCGCTGGGGGGCTCCACGCGCATCCATGGGATGAATCCCCACTCGCCGGGCGCGGATCCCTCGGATCCCACGAGCTTCGCGGCGCAGCGGCCCTGGAAGCGGCTGCTGGTGCTGTTCGGAGGGCCCCTGGCCAATGGGCTGTTCGCGCTCGGCGTGCTGTTCACGCTCTACACCACGGGCACGCATGTGGTGGTGCCGCTCACGGTGGGCACCGTGACCCCCGGCTCCGAGGCGGCGCGCGCCCAGTTGCTGCCCGGAGACCGGTTGGTGAGCGTGGACGGCGAGCCTCTGGAGAACTGGAGCGGCTTCGTGGAGCGCATTGGCCAGCGGCCCGGCCGCGAGCTCCAGTTGGGCGTCGAGCGGGACGGCGAGCAGCGGGAGGTGACGGTGCGTCCCCGTCCGGACGAGCGGGGCACGGGCCGTATCGGGGTGAGCCAGCAGTACGTGTACCGCACCTATGACGCCGGCCAGGCGTTGCTGCAGGCGCTGGCGCATACGGTGAACCTGGTGGCGGAGGCCACGCGGATGCTCGAGCGGCTGATGCTGGGCACGCCGGGCATCGTCCTGGCCAACCCGCTGGGCGTGGTGAAGCAGTCCTCGGGCTCGGCGGGCAGTGGCCTGGGCGCCTTCCTGCGCGTGCTGGTGAGCGTCTCCCTGGCGCTCGCCTTGTTCCATATGCTGCCCCTGCCCTCCCTGGATGGCGGGCGGATGCTCTTCGTGCTCATCGAGGCCGTGAGCCGCCGCAAGGTGCCCGCCCGGGTGGAAACGCTGATGCACGCGGTGGGCTTCCTCGCGCTGCTGGCCGTGGTGCTCACCGTGGCGCTCGCGGACCTGCGTCAACACCTGCGCCGCGCCGCGTTGGACGCGAACACGAGCGATGGAGACAGCCCGCTCTTCTTCTGGGAACGGTCCCGGGGCGACCGAGCGCCCTGA
- a CDS encoding molybdenum cofactor biosynthesis protein, with product MSNSLTILYFAAARERVGSSRESLDVPPGTRVSEVLRLLAARHPGLAPLLPHLRVAVNQEFSAADAEVPEGAEVALIPPVAGGSGGLFRVVDRPLRLEEVVEAVSSEALGGLVTFSGAVRNQTKGRRVVRLEYEAYPPMAEKKLAEIGAEVAGLCSGTRLAIVHRVGTLLPGELAVVIAAAAPHRKEAFRGCEHAIERLKQDVPIWKKEFFEDGEVWVGLGP from the coding sequence GTGTCCAACTCCCTCACCATCCTGTATTTCGCCGCGGCGCGTGAGCGCGTGGGCTCCTCGCGCGAGTCACTGGACGTGCCCCCGGGGACCCGCGTGTCGGAGGTGCTGCGCCTGCTGGCCGCTCGCCACCCGGGCCTCGCGCCGCTGCTGCCCCACCTGCGCGTGGCCGTGAACCAGGAGTTCTCCGCCGCGGACGCCGAGGTTCCCGAGGGCGCCGAGGTGGCGCTCATCCCCCCCGTGGCGGGAGGCAGTGGCGGACTGTTCCGGGTGGTGGACCGGCCCCTGCGGCTGGAGGAGGTGGTGGAGGCGGTGTCGAGCGAGGCCCTGGGCGGGCTCGTCACCTTCTCCGGCGCCGTGCGCAACCAGACGAAGGGGCGGCGCGTGGTGCGGCTGGAGTACGAGGCCTATCCCCCCATGGCGGAGAAGAAGCTGGCGGAGATTGGCGCCGAGGTGGCCGGGCTGTGCAGTGGCACCCGCCTGGCCATCGTGCACCGGGTGGGGACGTTGCTCCCGGGCGAGCTGGCCGTGGTCATCGCCGCCGCGGCCCCCCATCGCAAGGAGGCGTTCCGCGGGTGCGAGCACGCCATCGAGCGGCTCAAGCAGGACGTGCCCATCTGGAAGAAGGAGTTCTTCGAGGATGGCGAGGTGTGGGTGGGCCTGGGGCCCTGA
- a CDS encoding PKD domain-containing protein has translation MTLPVRASARFSTAFLLVTVALLGGGCRRGAKPDAGEDRTVEAGVPVVFGSESSDAPAVTWDFGDGSPPAKGTRVSHAFARQGAYTVRALEKDAVQASARLTVVPRPVLRAIPADAEVAVFFPQLRGNVEPVMGFVSRLVGESQVLQSLEAMPLLSLVLREASGEARLVDPDEGLGFFSLPDFEGSVVLLGVMDGQAARDAVVEELRSRGVRLERSEPDGSVFLRRDNGVPMLLFEDRGYLYLVVPDAPSAAPGTEPTREGEIQKTLAVSPGDVPLAPIRERVMGLSGAGLSEQPLLTSLRTKVAAGNVHIFARPVGEDASEGFQGAWAAMRFQEGQAELEGWVESDKSLLGGNETAPGSRLLEKAPLGPIAALSISMPPETLSKLVFGAPGSEQRARMTRNLEAQGLDAASVEGLLGALRGDLSLLAYLDAAAFYRNFLKGSQKPEPRGSLLFQAGILRSEPVLEWLTGVLKSRQQSFQVLKEAGTTRLTTRVFNQPVEFSLSADRLTMLGGEPLEGRAQGGVGAALRERFGAGGFEPGHVSAMVDVGRVLTELEAPKEVPGVPPQQLSMVQAMAATLLEQLPPVDSVFFDFAPEQGGGRFRLRAALRSR, from the coding sequence ATGACACTGCCCGTGCGTGCCTCCGCTCGTTTCTCGACGGCGTTCCTCCTGGTGACCGTGGCCCTGCTGGGCGGCGGTTGCCGGAGGGGGGCGAAACCCGACGCGGGGGAGGACCGCACGGTGGAGGCGGGGGTGCCGGTGGTGTTCGGCTCCGAGTCCTCCGACGCTCCGGCGGTGACGTGGGACTTCGGGGATGGCTCGCCCCCCGCGAAGGGCACGCGCGTGTCCCATGCCTTCGCGCGCCAGGGCGCCTACACGGTGCGGGCGCTGGAGAAGGACGCGGTCCAGGCGAGCGCCCGGTTGACGGTGGTGCCCCGGCCCGTGCTGCGCGCCATTCCCGCCGATGCCGAGGTGGCCGTCTTCTTTCCCCAACTGCGCGGCAACGTGGAGCCGGTGATGGGCTTCGTGTCGCGCCTGGTGGGCGAGTCCCAGGTGCTCCAGTCCTTGGAGGCGATGCCCCTGTTGTCGCTCGTGCTGCGAGAGGCGAGTGGCGAGGCCCGCCTGGTGGATCCGGACGAGGGCCTGGGCTTCTTCTCGCTGCCCGACTTCGAGGGCTCCGTGGTGCTGTTGGGCGTGATGGATGGCCAGGCCGCTCGGGACGCCGTGGTGGAGGAGCTGCGCTCGCGGGGCGTCCGGCTCGAGCGGAGCGAGCCGGATGGTTCGGTCTTCCTGCGGAGGGACAACGGTGTGCCGATGTTGCTCTTCGAGGATCGCGGCTACCTCTACCTGGTGGTCCCGGACGCGCCCTCGGCCGCGCCTGGCACGGAGCCCACCCGGGAGGGAGAGATCCAGAAGACGCTGGCGGTGTCTCCCGGGGACGTGCCCCTGGCGCCCATTCGCGAGCGGGTCATGGGGCTGAGTGGCGCCGGTCTGTCCGAGCAGCCGCTCCTCACGTCCCTGCGCACGAAGGTGGCGGCGGGCAACGTGCACATCTTCGCGCGTCCCGTGGGAGAGGACGCCTCCGAGGGTTTCCAGGGCGCGTGGGCGGCCATGCGTTTCCAGGAAGGGCAGGCGGAGCTGGAGGGTTGGGTGGAGTCGGACAAGTCCCTCCTTGGAGGAAACGAGACGGCGCCGGGCTCCCGGTTGCTGGAGAAGGCGCCCCTGGGGCCCATCGCCGCGCTGTCCATCTCCATGCCGCCGGAAACGCTGTCCAAGCTCGTCTTCGGCGCCCCCGGTTCCGAGCAGCGCGCGCGGATGACGCGGAACCTGGAGGCGCAGGGGCTCGACGCGGCGAGCGTGGAGGGCCTGCTCGGCGCGCTGCGCGGAGACCTGTCCCTGCTGGCGTACCTCGACGCGGCGGCCTTCTACCGCAACTTCCTGAAGGGCTCGCAGAAGCCGGAGCCGCGCGGCAGTCTGCTCTTCCAGGCGGGCATTCTGCGCTCGGAGCCGGTGCTGGAGTGGCTCACGGGGGTGCTCAAGTCCCGGCAGCAGTCCTTCCAGGTGCTCAAGGAGGCGGGGACCACGCGCCTGACCACGCGGGTGTTCAATCAGCCCGTGGAGTTCTCCCTGAGCGCGGATCGGTTGACGATGTTGGGCGGAGAGCCGCTGGAGGGCCGTGCGCAGGGAGGCGTGGGGGCGGCGTTGCGCGAGCGCTTCGGCGCGGGGGGCTTCGAGCCCGGCCACGTGTCCGCGATGGTGGATGTGGGCCGGGTGCTCACCGAGCTGGAAGCGCCCAAGGAGGTGCCCGGCGTGCCGCCCCAGCAGTTGTCCATGGTCCAGGCCATGGCGGCCACGCTGCTCGAGCAGCTGCCTCCCGTCGACAGCGTCTTCTTCGACTTCGCGCCCGAGCAGGGGGGCGGACGATTCCGGTTGCGCGCCGCCCTGCGCTCGCGCTGA
- a CDS encoding MXAN_2562 family outer membrane beta-barrel protein — MARAVALGVAAFLAALPGEAQVQSDVPTQSPRRGSVEFRAGGYRPQLDAEEGLEGSPFNKVFGGGNLLLFEVEFQRFFYQGIGTAGVSLGLGYAEKYGYALLEDGSKSVERSGFHVLPVHLRGVYRFDYPAFQWGVPLVPYVKPGLVYVPWWVTKGGETEKTATAKGSGGKLGWDVTLGLSLLLDVLEPRLARDFDSDLGINHSYLFAEYTYSKVNNFGGKGFNFSDTYWMFGLALDY, encoded by the coding sequence ATGGCGCGAGCAGTAGCCCTCGGTGTGGCGGCGTTCCTCGCCGCGCTCCCCGGCGAGGCCCAGGTGCAGTCGGATGTGCCCACCCAGTCACCCCGGCGGGGCTCCGTGGAGTTCCGCGCCGGTGGCTACCGGCCTCAACTGGACGCGGAGGAAGGGCTCGAAGGCTCGCCCTTCAACAAGGTGTTCGGCGGCGGCAACCTGCTGCTGTTCGAGGTGGAGTTCCAGCGCTTCTTCTACCAGGGCATCGGCACGGCGGGCGTGAGCCTGGGCCTGGGCTACGCGGAGAAGTATGGCTACGCCCTGCTGGAGGACGGGAGCAAGAGCGTGGAGCGCTCGGGCTTCCACGTGCTGCCCGTGCACCTGCGCGGCGTCTACCGCTTCGACTATCCGGCGTTCCAGTGGGGCGTTCCGCTGGTGCCCTACGTGAAGCCCGGACTCGTCTACGTGCCGTGGTGGGTGACCAAGGGCGGTGAGACCGAGAAGACGGCCACGGCCAAGGGCTCGGGCGGCAAGCTGGGCTGGGATGTGACCCTGGGCCTGTCCCTGCTGCTGGACGTGCTGGAGCCGCGGCTGGCGCGCGACTTCGACTCGGACCTGGGCATCAACCACAGCTACCTGTTCGCCGAGTACACGTACTCGAAAGTGAACAACTTCGGAGGCAAGGGGTTCAACTTCTCCGACACGTACTGGATGTTCGGTCTGGCGCTGGATTACTAG
- a CDS encoding MXAN_2561 family MXYO-CTERM-anchored protein has protein sequence MRTFLFTVALLLSSAASAQVQFTFTNNQKDTLRFGKSGCGGGTVSVTWTRSLQPCRALSVWLSSKSSCGTEPDSSAGDVSLADVSQTVFTAATTGTFTFDLTSLPFPTGDAGAGCGSLQDDKTFLVCGATSQVDYLSCSSTVLKATAAKVVYDGKPPTPPSFASVAGLDGAVRVSLSSASDAATEELVVSLGGTEVRRVNQAVGKGPIQVEGLENNLTYQLQAYSTDEAGNVSESSETVEVIPTKTFGFLELYGEGGGQETGGCGSVGGGVAGGAVLAVLGFWLSSRRNRSWREQ, from the coding sequence ATGCGTACCTTCCTCTTCACCGTCGCCCTGCTGCTGTCGTCCGCGGCGTCCGCGCAGGTGCAGTTCACCTTCACGAACAACCAAAAGGACACGCTGCGCTTCGGCAAGAGCGGCTGTGGAGGCGGAACCGTGTCCGTGACCTGGACGCGAAGCCTCCAGCCCTGCCGGGCCCTGTCCGTGTGGCTCAGCTCGAAGAGCTCCTGCGGTACCGAGCCGGACTCCAGCGCGGGAGATGTGTCACTGGCCGATGTGTCGCAGACGGTCTTCACGGCGGCGACGACGGGAACCTTCACCTTCGATCTCACGAGCCTGCCTTTTCCCACCGGGGACGCGGGCGCGGGGTGCGGCAGCCTCCAGGACGACAAGACGTTCCTCGTGTGTGGCGCCACCTCGCAGGTGGATTACCTGTCGTGCAGCAGCACGGTGCTCAAGGCCACGGCCGCCAAGGTCGTCTACGACGGCAAGCCGCCCACGCCCCCCTCGTTCGCCTCGGTGGCGGGACTGGATGGCGCCGTGCGCGTCTCGCTCTCCTCGGCCAGTGATGCGGCCACGGAGGAACTCGTGGTGTCGCTCGGCGGGACGGAAGTGCGGCGGGTGAATCAGGCCGTGGGCAAGGGCCCCATCCAGGTGGAGGGCCTGGAGAACAATCTCACCTACCAGCTCCAGGCCTACTCCACCGACGAGGCGGGCAATGTGAGCGAATCGTCCGAGACCGTGGAGGTCATTCCCACCAAGACCTTCGGCTTCCTCGAGTTGTATGGAGAGGGCGGGGGCCAGGAGACGGGGGGGTGTGGGTCGGTGGGCGGTGGAGTCGCGGGCGGCGCGGTGCTGGCCGTCCTGGGTTTCTGGTTGTCCTCAAGGAGAAATCGTTCATGGCGCGAGCAGTAG
- a CDS encoding aspartate-semialdehyde dehydrogenase produces the protein MNENLRIAVVGATGVVGREVLSALLDRDVDAEQLTLLASERSAGEELDYGEETLEVEQATPEALKGQGLVLLATPAEVSRTLAPVAQAAGAWVVDVSSAFRSDGSVPLVLPGFNSELLDAPLKGRVVALPSAVTTAIACVLEPLRRAFGVAQVQVTALMGVSSGGNAGVRELEQQTAALLSGREPEAALFPQRVGFNLVPQVGPFLANSPWTEEEAGWTLECARLFAPRGEVPVVAGTAVQVPTFHGHGLSLMVRLKKPAPVEQARAALKGAPSLKVLDSPGEKVYPMPSLVTADPTVHVGRLRSFPQAPEWLTLFATVDNAGRGAALNLVEAGARLADRPA, from the coding sequence ATGAACGAGAACCTGCGAATCGCCGTGGTGGGCGCCACGGGCGTGGTGGGCCGCGAGGTGTTGTCGGCGCTGCTCGACCGGGACGTGGACGCCGAGCAGCTGACGCTCCTGGCCTCGGAGCGCTCCGCGGGCGAGGAGCTGGACTACGGCGAGGAGACGCTGGAGGTGGAGCAGGCCACGCCCGAGGCGCTCAAGGGCCAGGGTCTGGTGCTCCTGGCCACGCCGGCGGAGGTGTCGCGCACGCTCGCGCCGGTGGCCCAGGCGGCCGGGGCCTGGGTGGTGGACGTGAGCTCCGCCTTCCGCTCCGACGGCTCCGTGCCGCTGGTGCTGCCGGGTTTCAACTCCGAGCTCCTGGATGCGCCCCTCAAGGGCCGCGTCGTGGCCCTGCCCTCGGCGGTGACGACGGCGATCGCGTGTGTGCTCGAGCCGCTGCGCCGGGCGTTCGGCGTGGCCCAGGTGCAGGTGACGGCCCTGATGGGGGTGTCGTCCGGGGGCAACGCGGGGGTGCGGGAGCTGGAGCAGCAGACCGCGGCGCTCCTGTCGGGCCGCGAGCCCGAGGCGGCGCTCTTTCCCCAGCGCGTGGGCTTCAACCTGGTGCCCCAGGTGGGTCCCTTCCTGGCCAACTCCCCGTGGACGGAGGAAGAGGCGGGCTGGACGCTGGAGTGCGCGCGCCTGTTCGCGCCCCGGGGCGAGGTGCCGGTGGTGGCGGGGACGGCGGTGCAGGTGCCCACCTTCCATGGCCATGGGCTGAGCCTGATGGTGCGGCTCAAGAAGCCCGCCCCGGTGGAGCAGGCCCGCGCCGCGCTCAAGGGCGCCCCCTCGCTCAAGGTGCTGGATTCCCCCGGGGAGAAGGTCTACCCCATGCCCAGCCTCGTCACCGCGGACCCCACCGTCCATGTGGGCCGCCTGCGCTCCTTCCCCCAGGCCCCCGAGTGGCTCACCCTCTTCGCCACCGTGGACAACGCGGGCCGGGGCGCCGCGCTCAACCTGGTGGAAGCCGGGGCACGGCTCGCGGACCGGCCCGCCTGA
- a CDS encoding DUF3943 domain-containing protein, which produces MSRSVPLAVVLALWATLAPAAPLPLVPEPVAGEKALPADAPLRRDYVVPALEGIAVNLGIFTFHNLLTLEPFALISWDTVSSHFDGRNGWTFDVDNFIVNQFAHPYHGSIAFAAARSSGVPFWQSGLYTVASSLMWEYFAENEAPAINDQITTTLGGIFLGEVLHRTYRVIIPDSGGRVSPLRRLTGVLISPASSLNDWFFGGEVSPGDIDPAPPLFFTLTPGVSLMTRLREQTDNGPILVLDQGAQVSLSAELTYGALGDPQWRYRRPFSYFDASASITIPGTIMGDLYIRGLAVGAQYGGASSRVHGLWGLFGLYDFGANNIVRVSSVGVGLGTTLQVYLGRGVYLQGSAIVAGLGFAAAGSLGLESKLVRDYHIGPGVAGILEAKFSRRGLGMLRMRSRQWQVNGVYSAPRGFEAITYVTWDGRVSVGRNLAVGLEIPVSLRASDFGPEATRLIGGGGLRLTLSYMPDDSFGVTGPGLSLP; this is translated from the coding sequence GTGAGCCGGAGCGTGCCGCTGGCCGTCGTGCTGGCTCTCTGGGCCACGCTCGCTCCCGCCGCCCCCCTCCCACTCGTGCCCGAGCCCGTGGCCGGCGAGAAGGCCCTGCCCGCGGACGCGCCCCTGCGCCGCGACTACGTGGTGCCCGCGCTCGAGGGCATCGCGGTGAACCTGGGCATCTTCACCTTCCACAACCTGCTCACGCTGGAGCCCTTCGCGCTCATCTCCTGGGACACGGTGAGCAGCCACTTCGACGGCCGCAATGGCTGGACCTTCGACGTGGACAACTTCATCGTGAATCAGTTCGCGCACCCGTACCATGGCTCCATCGCCTTCGCGGCGGCGCGCTCCTCGGGCGTGCCCTTCTGGCAGTCGGGCCTGTACACCGTCGCCTCCAGTCTGATGTGGGAGTACTTCGCGGAGAACGAAGCACCCGCCATCAATGATCAAATCACCACGACTCTCGGGGGCATCTTCCTGGGCGAGGTGCTGCACCGCACCTACCGGGTGATCATCCCGGACAGCGGCGGCCGGGTGAGCCCCCTGCGCCGCCTCACGGGCGTGCTGATCAGTCCGGCCTCGTCCCTCAACGATTGGTTCTTCGGCGGAGAGGTGTCGCCCGGGGACATCGACCCGGCGCCCCCCCTGTTCTTCACGCTCACGCCGGGAGTGAGCTTGATGACGCGGTTGAGGGAGCAGACGGACAACGGCCCCATCCTCGTGCTCGATCAAGGCGCCCAGGTGTCCCTGTCGGCGGAACTCACCTATGGGGCCCTGGGAGATCCCCAGTGGCGCTACCGCCGCCCCTTCTCCTATTTCGACGCGAGCGCGAGCATCACCATTCCCGGCACCATCATGGGGGACCTCTACATCCGGGGCCTCGCGGTGGGAGCCCAGTACGGAGGCGCGTCAAGCCGGGTGCACGGACTGTGGGGCCTGTTCGGCCTCTATGACTTCGGCGCCAACAACATCGTCCGGGTGTCGTCGGTGGGCGTGGGCCTGGGCACCACCCTGCAGGTGTACCTCGGCCGGGGGGTGTACCTGCAGGGCAGCGCCATCGTGGCGGGCCTGGGCTTCGCCGCGGCGGGCAGCCTGGGACTCGAATCGAAGCTCGTGCGCGACTACCACATCGGGCCCGGCGTGGCGGGCATCCTGGAGGCGAAGTTCAGCCGCCGGGGCCTGGGCATGCTCCGGATGCGCTCCAGACAGTGGCAGGTGAACGGCGTGTACAGCGCGCCCCGGGGCTTCGAGGCCATCACCTACGTCACGTGGGACGGACGGGTGAGCGTCGGGCGGAACCTCGCGGTGGGGCTGGAGATACCAGTGTCGTTGCGCGCCTCCGACTTCGGCCCCGAGGCCACCCGGCTGATTGGTGGCGGCGGGCTGCGGCTCACGCTCAGCTACATGCCCGACGACAGCTTCGGCGTGACGGGGCCCGGACTCAGTCTTCCTTGA